Proteins co-encoded in one Xiphophorus couchianus chromosome 16, X_couchianus-1.0, whole genome shotgun sequence genomic window:
- the LOC114159538 gene encoding uncharacterized protein LOC114159538 isoform X2 — translation MAFRIFGKISVLILFVRILQIYAASECKSKNITCTEIRVAEGFRYEHECPEGSEIALERNNKMNFGSADLRKQLFNFLPPVVKMDNHSVITEDCQDLNITCTLTTENLEKLAGEKCVNFKSIPENFPPGNPSVSPGPPIQDERNLGWIAVLVILLVIFGLMSYYCWKNHKRGVIFNCLQRNQEGSGFPIVQTGDLEGQNNADVRNGEDPRGCGENDRDALQSVMSGNKGSPNTTTPSDHNPMNGFRKMNEEPGGINGTKGRGNTRELNGGGAAAHHHTEEQPLLPDQRTAKGDFNRSYVAVTLVNELSSNLEPVTRCSATPDADVESTYSEKPTN, via the exons ATGGCCTTCAGAATATTTGGCAAGATTTCTGTCCTAATCTTGTTCGTACGGATCCTACAGATATATGCGGCATCAG AATGCAAATCAAAAAACATAACCTGCACTGAAATCCGTGTTGCTGAGGGATTTAGATATGAACATGAATGCCCAGAAGGAAGTGAGATTGCTCTTGAACGAAACAATAAG ATGAATTTCGGTTCTGCTGATCTACGCAAACAGTTGTTTAACTTTTTGCCACCAGTAGTGAAAATGGATAACCATTCAGTGATCACAGAAGACTGCCAGGATCTTAACATTACATGCACACTTACTACT GAAAACCTCGAAAAACTAGCCGGAGAAAAGTGCGTGAATTTCAAATCCATCCCTG AGAATTTTCCACCAGGCAATCCAAGTGTGAGTCCTGGGCCACCAATCCAGGATGAAAGAAACCTTGGAT GGATTGCAGTTCTGGTGATCCTACTTGTTATCTTTGGACTAATGTCTTACTACTGCTGGAAAAACCATAAGAG AGGTGTGATATTCAACTGTCTCCAAAG AAACCAAGAAGGAAGTGGATTCCCAATAGTTCAAACAGGAGATTTAGAGGGACAAAACAATGCTGACGTCAG GAATGGAGAAGATCCACGTGGATGTGGTGAAAATGACCGAGACGCACTTCAAAGTGTTATGAG TGGAAACAAGGGATCTCCCAACACCACCACTCCGTCTGATCACAATCCAATGAACGG CTTTAGGAAGATGAATGAGGAGCCAGGCGGAATAAATGGAACTAAAGGACGAGGAAATACGAG GGAGCTGAATGGTGGAGGGGCTGCTGCTCATCATCACACTGAAGAACAACCACTGCTGCCAGATCAGCG AACTGCCAAAGGAGATTTCAACAGGTCTTATGTTGCTGTGACGTTGGTGAACGAGCTTAGCTCCAACCTGGAACCAGTCACCAGATGCTCTGCAACACCA gaTGCTGACGTGGAGTCAACATACTCTGAGAAACcaacaaattaa
- the LOC114159538 gene encoding uncharacterized protein LOC114159538 isoform X4, whose amino-acid sequence MAFRIFGKISVLILFVRILQIYAASECKSKNITCTEIRVAEGFRYEHECPEGSEIALERNNKMNFGSADLRKQLFNFLPPVVKMDNHSVITEDCQDLNITCTLTTENLEKLAGEKCVNFKSIPAENFPPGNPSVSPGPPIQDERNLGWIAVLVILLVIFGLMSYYCWKNHKRGVIFNCLQRNQEGSGFPIVQTGDLEGQNNADVRNGEDPRGCGENDRDALQSVMRELNGGGAAAHHHTEEQPLLPDQRTAKGDFNRSYVAVTLVNELSSNLEPVTRCSATPDADVESTYSEKPTN is encoded by the exons ATGGCCTTCAGAATATTTGGCAAGATTTCTGTCCTAATCTTGTTCGTACGGATCCTACAGATATATGCGGCATCAG AATGCAAATCAAAAAACATAACCTGCACTGAAATCCGTGTTGCTGAGGGATTTAGATATGAACATGAATGCCCAGAAGGAAGTGAGATTGCTCTTGAACGAAACAATAAG ATGAATTTCGGTTCTGCTGATCTACGCAAACAGTTGTTTAACTTTTTGCCACCAGTAGTGAAAATGGATAACCATTCAGTGATCACAGAAGACTGCCAGGATCTTAACATTACATGCACACTTACTACT GAAAACCTCGAAAAACTAGCCGGAGAAAAGTGCGTGAATTTCAAATCCATCCCTG CAGAGAATTTTCCACCAGGCAATCCAAGTGTGAGTCCTGGGCCACCAATCCAGGATGAAAGAAACCTTGGAT GGATTGCAGTTCTGGTGATCCTACTTGTTATCTTTGGACTAATGTCTTACTACTGCTGGAAAAACCATAAGAG AGGTGTGATATTCAACTGTCTCCAAAG AAACCAAGAAGGAAGTGGATTCCCAATAGTTCAAACAGGAGATTTAGAGGGACAAAACAATGCTGACGTCAG GAATGGAGAAGATCCACGTGGATGTGGTGAAAATGACCGAGACGCACTTCAAAGTGTTATGAG GGAGCTGAATGGTGGAGGGGCTGCTGCTCATCATCACACTGAAGAACAACCACTGCTGCCAGATCAGCG AACTGCCAAAGGAGATTTCAACAGGTCTTATGTTGCTGTGACGTTGGTGAACGAGCTTAGCTCCAACCTGGAACCAGTCACCAGATGCTCTGCAACACCA gaTGCTGACGTGGAGTCAACATACTCTGAGAAACcaacaaattaa
- the LOC114159538 gene encoding uncharacterized protein LOC114159538 isoform X5 has product MAFRIFGKISVLILFVRILQIYAASECKSKNITCTEIRVAEGFRYEHECPEGSEIALERNNKMNFGSADLRKQLFNFLPPVVKMDNHSVITEDCQDLNITCTLTTENLEKLAGEKCVNFKSIPAENFPPGNPSVSPGPPIQDERNLGWIAVLVILLVIFGLMSYYCWKNHKRGVIFNCLQRNQEGSGFPIVQTGDLEGQNNADVRNGEDPRGCGENDRDALQSVMRTAKGDFNRSYVAVTLVNELSSNLEPVTRCSATPDADVESTYSEKPTN; this is encoded by the exons ATGGCCTTCAGAATATTTGGCAAGATTTCTGTCCTAATCTTGTTCGTACGGATCCTACAGATATATGCGGCATCAG AATGCAAATCAAAAAACATAACCTGCACTGAAATCCGTGTTGCTGAGGGATTTAGATATGAACATGAATGCCCAGAAGGAAGTGAGATTGCTCTTGAACGAAACAATAAG ATGAATTTCGGTTCTGCTGATCTACGCAAACAGTTGTTTAACTTTTTGCCACCAGTAGTGAAAATGGATAACCATTCAGTGATCACAGAAGACTGCCAGGATCTTAACATTACATGCACACTTACTACT GAAAACCTCGAAAAACTAGCCGGAGAAAAGTGCGTGAATTTCAAATCCATCCCTG CAGAGAATTTTCCACCAGGCAATCCAAGTGTGAGTCCTGGGCCACCAATCCAGGATGAAAGAAACCTTGGAT GGATTGCAGTTCTGGTGATCCTACTTGTTATCTTTGGACTAATGTCTTACTACTGCTGGAAAAACCATAAGAG AGGTGTGATATTCAACTGTCTCCAAAG AAACCAAGAAGGAAGTGGATTCCCAATAGTTCAAACAGGAGATTTAGAGGGACAAAACAATGCTGACGTCAG GAATGGAGAAGATCCACGTGGATGTGGTGAAAATGACCGAGACGCACTTCAAAGTGTTATGAG AACTGCCAAAGGAGATTTCAACAGGTCTTATGTTGCTGTGACGTTGGTGAACGAGCTTAGCTCCAACCTGGAACCAGTCACCAGATGCTCTGCAACACCA gaTGCTGACGTGGAGTCAACATACTCTGAGAAACcaacaaattaa
- the LOC114159538 gene encoding uncharacterized protein LOC114159538 isoform X3, with amino-acid sequence MAFRIFGKISVLILFVRILQIYAASECKSKNITCTEIRVAEGFRYEHECPEGSEIALERNNKMNFGSADLRKQLFNFLPPVVKMDNHSVITEDCQDLNITCTLTTENLEKLAGEKCVNFKSIPAENFPPGNPSVSPGPPIQDERNLGWIAVLVILLVIFGLMSYYCWKNHKRGVIFNCLQRNQEGSGFPIVQTGDLEGQNNADVRNGEDPRGCGENDRDALQSVMSGNKGSPNTTTPSDHNPMNGKMNEEPGGINGTKGRGNTRELNGGGAAAHHHTEEQPLLPDQRTAKGDFNRSYVAVTLVNELSSNLEPVTRCSATPDADVESTYSEKPTN; translated from the exons ATGGCCTTCAGAATATTTGGCAAGATTTCTGTCCTAATCTTGTTCGTACGGATCCTACAGATATATGCGGCATCAG AATGCAAATCAAAAAACATAACCTGCACTGAAATCCGTGTTGCTGAGGGATTTAGATATGAACATGAATGCCCAGAAGGAAGTGAGATTGCTCTTGAACGAAACAATAAG ATGAATTTCGGTTCTGCTGATCTACGCAAACAGTTGTTTAACTTTTTGCCACCAGTAGTGAAAATGGATAACCATTCAGTGATCACAGAAGACTGCCAGGATCTTAACATTACATGCACACTTACTACT GAAAACCTCGAAAAACTAGCCGGAGAAAAGTGCGTGAATTTCAAATCCATCCCTG CAGAGAATTTTCCACCAGGCAATCCAAGTGTGAGTCCTGGGCCACCAATCCAGGATGAAAGAAACCTTGGAT GGATTGCAGTTCTGGTGATCCTACTTGTTATCTTTGGACTAATGTCTTACTACTGCTGGAAAAACCATAAGAG AGGTGTGATATTCAACTGTCTCCAAAG AAACCAAGAAGGAAGTGGATTCCCAATAGTTCAAACAGGAGATTTAGAGGGACAAAACAATGCTGACGTCAG GAATGGAGAAGATCCACGTGGATGTGGTGAAAATGACCGAGACGCACTTCAAAGTGTTATGAG TGGAAACAAGGGATCTCCCAACACCACCACTCCGTCTGATCACAATCCAATGAACGG GAAGATGAATGAGGAGCCAGGCGGAATAAATGGAACTAAAGGACGAGGAAATACGAG GGAGCTGAATGGTGGAGGGGCTGCTGCTCATCATCACACTGAAGAACAACCACTGCTGCCAGATCAGCG AACTGCCAAAGGAGATTTCAACAGGTCTTATGTTGCTGTGACGTTGGTGAACGAGCTTAGCTCCAACCTGGAACCAGTCACCAGATGCTCTGCAACACCA gaTGCTGACGTGGAGTCAACATACTCTGAGAAACcaacaaattaa
- the LOC114159538 gene encoding uncharacterized protein LOC114159538 isoform X1 — MAFRIFGKISVLILFVRILQIYAASECKSKNITCTEIRVAEGFRYEHECPEGSEIALERNNKMNFGSADLRKQLFNFLPPVVKMDNHSVITEDCQDLNITCTLTTENLEKLAGEKCVNFKSIPAENFPPGNPSVSPGPPIQDERNLGWIAVLVILLVIFGLMSYYCWKNHKRGVIFNCLQRNQEGSGFPIVQTGDLEGQNNADVRNGEDPRGCGENDRDALQSVMSGNKGSPNTTTPSDHNPMNGFRKMNEEPGGINGTKGRGNTRELNGGGAAAHHHTEEQPLLPDQRTAKGDFNRSYVAVTLVNELSSNLEPVTRCSATPDADVESTYSEKPTN; from the exons ATGGCCTTCAGAATATTTGGCAAGATTTCTGTCCTAATCTTGTTCGTACGGATCCTACAGATATATGCGGCATCAG AATGCAAATCAAAAAACATAACCTGCACTGAAATCCGTGTTGCTGAGGGATTTAGATATGAACATGAATGCCCAGAAGGAAGTGAGATTGCTCTTGAACGAAACAATAAG ATGAATTTCGGTTCTGCTGATCTACGCAAACAGTTGTTTAACTTTTTGCCACCAGTAGTGAAAATGGATAACCATTCAGTGATCACAGAAGACTGCCAGGATCTTAACATTACATGCACACTTACTACT GAAAACCTCGAAAAACTAGCCGGAGAAAAGTGCGTGAATTTCAAATCCATCCCTG CAGAGAATTTTCCACCAGGCAATCCAAGTGTGAGTCCTGGGCCACCAATCCAGGATGAAAGAAACCTTGGAT GGATTGCAGTTCTGGTGATCCTACTTGTTATCTTTGGACTAATGTCTTACTACTGCTGGAAAAACCATAAGAG AGGTGTGATATTCAACTGTCTCCAAAG AAACCAAGAAGGAAGTGGATTCCCAATAGTTCAAACAGGAGATTTAGAGGGACAAAACAATGCTGACGTCAG GAATGGAGAAGATCCACGTGGATGTGGTGAAAATGACCGAGACGCACTTCAAAGTGTTATGAG TGGAAACAAGGGATCTCCCAACACCACCACTCCGTCTGATCACAATCCAATGAACGG CTTTAGGAAGATGAATGAGGAGCCAGGCGGAATAAATGGAACTAAAGGACGAGGAAATACGAG GGAGCTGAATGGTGGAGGGGCTGCTGCTCATCATCACACTGAAGAACAACCACTGCTGCCAGATCAGCG AACTGCCAAAGGAGATTTCAACAGGTCTTATGTTGCTGTGACGTTGGTGAACGAGCTTAGCTCCAACCTGGAACCAGTCACCAGATGCTCTGCAACACCA gaTGCTGACGTGGAGTCAACATACTCTGAGAAACcaacaaattaa